The DNA sequence AATAGAGAaaacttagagagagaaagagaatgatTTTCACTTGTATTTTCTTGATAAAACTTTCTGGTTACAAACTGTTGCTGATAGATGAACCTTACAATACCAACAATCCTAACTGCCTATATACTCTAACATCCCCCTGCAAGCTCATGGTGGTCCAAGCATGAGATTGTTGCAGTGAGTGTTGACAATGGTGAACTTAGGCCTTTGGTAAGAATGTCAGCAAATTGCTCGGAAGAAGAGACAAACTTAACCAAGAGGCTTTTTGACAAAGCACCTTATCTTCAACGAGTGACAAGTAAAACTAATACCTTTGTCAGCAACATATTTAGACTTAGTGCAATTCATGAAGAACAAATTTTGATATGTCATGAAAGATCGATTGAATTCTTCCAACAACTGCACAAGTAATCTAATTATAGCAACAAGAAATTTCAACTTAAACTGTAAAAAACCAGCTCAGCAACCCAGTAATTAAGAAGGAAGAAATCATTCTCAAAGTACATCCAGGATAAATGTTTTTGAACAAAAACGTGGGGCCTTCACCTTTATCAGTAATTAGCATATGCGAGTTTAAGATCAACAATACTCGCACCATCACATAACCTACTCAAGGTATGCATTTCACCAAGTTTTCCAATGTTGTCATAGTCTTCCTGCAAGTGGTAAGAGCATATATATGATAAGGTATTACTTGTCTCCAGAAGAATGCCACCAGTCTCTGAATTTTCCAGAGGAAATCGTGTTGATTTTTCATCAGATGATTTGATGGTAAGATCAGATTCGAGTGATGGAAGGTAACTTGTAGAATGGCACAAGGAAGTTGATACATTGATTTCATGATCTGAGCACTGAAATGATGGTGTCAATGGAGTGTGGTGATTGTGGTTTTGTAAATCATACAACTCAATAGACAAAATAGTTTTCTTTGTTGCCGCCGTTTCCAGCTTCTCATCAAACATGCTTACTATTCTTTCCTTATTAGCTCATTCACTAGGCATGTCGTTAGTCATATCATGTTCTATTGGAATATAATATCCCTTCCTACCATAAACATGATTGCATCCACTGAAACATCCATCATTAGGCCAACAACATTCACAATGTTTTGTCAGTGGATGATGAGAGCCAATAATTCCTTGAGATATTTTCAATGTACTTTGACATGATTCAGGGGCTGAAACTAAAGAGTGAGTATTAAGTATGTAATAACAATGAGCATCTAAATGACCCTTTTTGTGAATTAGGATATGAAGATGAAGGTGAGCAAAGAACTCCAGGTGAAAATTGAGGAAAAGATTTGTATGTATTCAACCTTAGACCATTATTGTAATGGAATTGACCTTTACCACATCATGGAATTGACCTTTACCACATCGCACGACATTAGACAAGTGAGATGGCatatcatatgattggttttgtCCAGTGAAACTGGTATGCATAGCAATCATTGGAGATGCAGATGAATAGGTCATATTTCTCTACAAGCAAGTGATAACACTATGGTTCCTTCTATTAGAGATTTGAAATGGCTAAGGTGAATCAGTGATTCTGTAAATACAATTAGCTGCACTATGACCTTGTTGAGCACACAATTAGCAAGTGATTGTAGAATAAGAAGCTCTGTTGTTAAAATGTGAAGTGAAATTATGGACAACACGTTTAGGATTAGAATACCTTTGGCCTTGATTATACTAAAACTTGCATGTGCCCTTTGATTTTGAGTAAAAGGATTGAATGTGTCCAGTGCCTCCATTGCATCCAGGACTGGCATATAAACTAGAAGGACCATTGCCTTGAAAACCCAGATTTTGCGTAGAGCTATTTAACGCAGATGATCCATAACCATAATTGGCAGTTATTGAGTCTTTGGAACCGTGTCTTTGATCCTGTGCCACCATAGCAGAGAGGAATGGTATTGAGGAATTGTTTTGAACAAAAACTTCCTCTGCAAGCAATTGGAATCGATAATCTTTGAGAGAGATAACATTTTCTCTGCCACGGATCACACATCTAAAGGTGTTATACTCAGATGGCAAGCCATTAAGAGCAAGAATAACAATGTCCTCATCTGCAAATATGACTCCAGCAGTAGCAAGAAAATCTCTTGCTTCCTTGATTCTTTGCAAATGCTAAGTCATAAAATCACTGCCTTTCTTGATGGTATAAAGATTTGATTTCATTTGAAAGATTGCAATCCTACTGACGATAGATAATTGTTCTTGAAGCCTAAACCATAAATCACTTGCACTTATGCTACCAATAACACAAGAAATTGCAGAAGAGGATAGGGTTACAGTAATGAGATGCATAAGTGCCATATCATGCATTTTTCAGAACTTATATTCATCTGGTATTCATCTGCCTCGATTCTTGATGATGAAACACCAGTCGTTACCTCATAATCTCCAGAACATGTAGAAGAAAATTGGGAAAGACACATATTTGTGCCATCAACAAACCCCATAAGCCCATGACTTTCAAGCATCAATTGCATCAGAAAGTGCCATTGAAGGCAGTTGGTCTCTTCCAACCGGAGTGAAAACGATGTTGAAATTGATGAAATTAACCCCATGATCCGTGATTGCAAGATCTGCAATTGACTTGCAGTAACCATGTTGATCGATTTTCTCagagaacttaaaacaaacacTTGGTGTGCAAGAACTTGCAAAAAACAAATGGCAGAAATGGGTAAGAATCACAACCCAAAAATTCAGAAAAGAAATCACAGAAAGATTGTAGAAGAAAGAAATAGGTAGCGGAACCAAAGAACTAAGGATCGAAAAAGCTTGCAACGAAGCTTATtcggcgatgataccatgttaagcATTATGCAGGAAGAAGAGAACAAAGAGATTATAGAAGACGAAGAAGGAAACAGAGAaaacttagagagagaaagagaatgatTTTCACTTGTATTTTCTTGATACAACTTTTTGGTTACAAACTGTTGCTAATAGATGAACCTTACAATACCAACAATCCTAACTGCCTATGTACCACTTTGGAGATGTACACATCCTCCTATTTACGGCTTCATGCCTACTTCCCGAGGTTTTGGAGCTTAATGCTATAGATCTTCTCATAAAATTCATCTACTTCCTCACTGTCATTTGCAGTGGATCTGTTGTGTTCTCCTTGTTGTCACTCGCTTGCTGTGTATTTGGCTATCGTCTCCGACCCACCAACTAGTTATCGCCTATTTTAGGACTCCATTGTCGCTTTTTCTTATACCATTCTCTCAATTCAGCTCGGCTTGACGCACTGATATACGGTGTTTTTATTCCCTTCAAGTGGTTGGTCGTCGATGATTTTCGGGCGTTTCACGACAAATATGATATTTCCCTCGAGTTTCAagggtttttgttttgtgtaaAATTTTACTTGTTGCGTAAGGTTGTCCTTTCGGACTTTGTTGGATGAACTGGTCACCCGATTTACCAAAAATCGAAACAATTACTCGCATGTGATCTTCCACATTATGTTGTTAAGAGGGATTATTTAACTCGTTACGGTCACTTGATCTACTGGCACTCGATCTCCTTGCATTGAAAGACACTTGAATAACAACAAACTTGCAAGAAATTCTGTTGGTAGACTGAAAAACAAATTGGAACTTTGAAATGAACGATTTTTGCACTTCTACTTGGATATCTACCTCAGCCAGTGAGATAACATTAACAAACGTTAAACAAAGCAAACTGATGCGATGATATAGATCAGTGATCCATGCATAGAGGAGCAGCATTACACATACCCATTTTCAAGGAAACCCGAACATCATACTATACCATATATGGCACCACGACTGAGGGAGAAATCCGAATTCAATGACTTTTCTTATCTGCAACTGGTTCCAACTTACTTGCTGCTGCGGAGCGCTTGTCCTCTACCATCTTGGACTCAACTTCATCCCTCTCTCTGAAGTATCTCTCAAATGCCCTCGGAAGGAATCGAGGGATCAAAAACCCGAATAGGTTGATCgagaaatatatgaaattgGCTATAGCCAGGCTcctcccaaaccaaaaccatgcAACATCCTACAACAACATAACATCAATCAGTAATCATTAGCCAATGCACTaaataagaaaattaattaagaacCAAATGTCTAAAACAACATAGTTATAAGATGTTCCTATCACGTTTTGAGCATGTGCCATCATATAATTGTCACATTTTTTAACTGTAAGAATTGTCATGTAGCAAGAACGTATGAGATAAGTTTTTCTCCCAAAACACAAGCACTGTAATTTACCTTAAACTGTGCATTGGCAGGCAGAGTTTTGTTAAGCCAAACATCTTTCATCCAATCAAGGATGACAAAGATTCTCCTGACAGTGTAAAGCAACGGGACCAATGCCCTCACCGGCGGAGAAAACAGCGACAATCCGCTAATCACATTCTCAGTGAGAATCTGAAATGAGAGCAAGAACAAGTGAGGTGTTGCCGAGCGGACAGCGTGCTCATCGCCCCGCGCAAAACCACCCAATACGTATGCAAGCGGCAAGAACAGCCCGATTGTGGTTCCCACAACCACGTAAAACCTGAAGAATCTGCTGCCTTGGAAAATCTCCCGAGAGCTAGAGCTGACGGGACCGTGAGAAGGGAAGGCCAAGCGCGACAGAGCTAAGAGATATGCGGAGGCAAAGGCCGGGAAGATCAAATCAAAAAGCGGGACAAGGCCGCTGACTGAGAAAACCATGATGAAGGCCACGAGTTGGAGCTCTATTACTCGCAATGAGCCCATTACACCGCCAACAGCAGGCTGCTGGTGCTGTTGGCGGTGGAGCGGTTTCTCTTGGGGTTTGGATCCAGGGGTTGTAGTTGTAGTGGTTGTGTCGGGCTCTGATCTAGGAGCCACAGCAAGAGACACACCCGACATGCCTTTTCTTTATTGAGATGTCTACAAACTTTGTTGTCAAAAGGTGATTAATTGGGTACTAATCAACCTAGCCAGGTAACACAGGGGTTAATTAGTGTCTTCCCTGATGATACTGAaacttgaaaaggaaaaaaaagaaaaaacaaacataaaTAAGAGAATTAAATCATCTGAATCAAACATATCCAAGGTGAAAAttgataatattaattataccAATTGAAATTGTTCAAACTAGCAAGGATTTAACTTGGTTAATCTTAATCATTATTCTTCTAAACAAAGGATTTAACTCGATTTGTTcatcaaaacaaaagcaaatgAAATGCAAATATAAAAATCAACTGGCTACAGCAAGAGAAAAACTTTTACccagaaaaagaatgaaaattatTATTTGAAATTGATGAAAACTGAAACTtactaagagagagagagagagagatgtaacTGACGGTATGGGATCAGCGAGAAGGAAAGCAAACGAAATGATTCGTTGAAAGCCAAACCGAAAGGGTCTCCGAATGAAAAGACGAAGGAAACGGTGAGAGCAAAAATGTGAAAATCTACACTGCAGAGTGTCCTCCTTGTCTTTACGTGTAGTAATATCATCGAGACACTTGGCTGCATTCCGACATGAACCCGTGGCGGGGTAACACGTATCGCCATTTGGATGTGGATCAGACACTACTTTAAATCGGTGTTGGACGATCTTTCTTTtcgtatttttatttctttttggtaccacaggcccaaggcccaaattAACACTTTGCTGGGATTAATTAGTTCGACTAGTTGGGATCCAATTTTGATCCATATCCAACCCGAATTCGAAGTAATTAACAAAATATGAATCGAGATTTTAATTTGATGATCCCGAATTGGATAATCCAGTTATAGATAGATAGTGATGTTGATTAAAGTTGATATGTTTTGGTTTGTGGTTAAGGTCGGATAACATCTAATTTTTTGAATGATTATGAATTGATCGtagccttttaaaacatttcaaataggtgtaaagttttgaaaaataaaaatattttaaattcattatcGTTATGGACACGAGTATTAATGTGTGTTTTAACTCTCAAGTCATCTTAGCTACGCAAAATTATGGTTTAACGTGGCTAAAACGAGTCAATTTAGGAgattaagggtgcgtttgttgcaccggactatctcggactggactagcttcagggactaagctggattggcttagattagactaagctagactaacttagtgaagcgtttggtgcagtgtcggactaaaatGCTGGACAAtaacaaatatatttttaattcatattttatattatttaatacatatttagtaatattttattactacCACTATCTTTTTTTTCATTCTAGAAACCATCCATCCCCATTTCTTTCCAAGTTTGCTCCGTCCATCTCCCTCtgtttcttcctctttcttcttcgcccttccctctctctcttcatttccatctttttcttcctatttcTCTCTGCTCATCTCCCTCtgtttcttcctctttcttcttcgcccctccctctctctcttcatttccatctttttcttcctatttcTCTCTGCTCATCTCCctcttttcttcctaatttttttgggaCCCAATTGGCAAATCAGAACCCATTCAGAGTCTGGGTCATCTGGGTATTAATGGGTCTGCTTCTCCAGCGTCAATAGCAAAGTTCTGCGATCAGGGAGTCTGGACTAGGTGGAGTGTGAGCACAGATGCTGAGCGTTTCAGACGCACAacgattttgtattttttttttcgtttttttgttCTGAATTTTGGATTTGGATCTAGTTTTGAAAATGGAAATATTGCAGAAATTTTTGCCTTTTGTTTCCAATTTTGTGGGATCTAGGTTTGAAAATGGTAGATGATAGGGACGACGATGAGGGTGCAGGGCAAGGATGACGATGATGGAAGACGCAAAGATGAGGACGATGAGGGAAGACGCCGAAAATCTCTCGTGTTTTCTCTGGCTTACGAGTCCGCCCAAAATTGGGGATCCTCGTTAAGAACGGCTAAGGAGGTCTTTAATCCGAGCGAATCCCTGCTAAGCTCATTAAAGCTAATCCTGGTGCACACCAAACAAATgactatagtctagtccagtccagtccagtccttcttaatcctgtcaaacaaacgGGCCCTAAAGCTCCAAAGATGGAGATTAGTGAAAACAAACTGTAGTATTTGTCCACATCATCATTTAATACCGGTGACCTAACAAatgtttaattttcaaaaccttATTAGGTAGTTATTTATAATGTTTCAAAAAAGTTAAGACAAATTTGAAATCATCCCAAAAAATTGGTGGTACTCATCCATACTTAACCTTTTGGTTTAgtgtaatatgtatatatatggcctaatcggataaacgGTCATCATGGTGATAAGGTAATTGAAAGATAAGCCATGTGGTTagaaaattaggatttaagcccTCGTGATGATACTCTGCTAGTAAATTTAATCCAAAAGTAATTTTCCGTTAAATGTTCATTAAATATaggataaaaatgtaatttgatCCATACACCTTCCTCTTCCCTCCCTCTGTAATTTCACTTTCTTCCATTTCGAGATGCTGTATTTTGCATCTTGCATATCAACAAGCACATGGATTTCTTCAATTGGACTAGCACATGGATCCTTTCATCGGAGTGGCCAAGCTCCGTCCTCACCAATCAAAACCCATCTACCCcaatttctcaacaaaaaactcaaaatcaaaCCCTCAGTCGAATCCCAGCTACCTAGTTTATCAAGAATCACAATTTCAAACTTCAAAACGCTACTGGTGTTCGCATTCGCGACGGCAAGTTGATCTACGTCATCCACGACATGTTTCTAGGTGTGGGATTGGGGCTGCTATGCACGATGATGAAGTGCGGCGACATCATATATAGAAGCACTAGTTCCCAAATCTGATGACTTGACGCTCACGGCCCCCAGTGCTGTTCTGGTTTTGGGCGCCCTTTCATATTTTTGGGCCACCCTCGGGGTGACTCCATGGCTCTTTGACTTGTTTGTGGTAGCTTTTATTGAAAGGCTCTTCAGACCCACTTACAAATGGTACTTTGGttggtttttgtttaaattATGGGTTatgattgaaattttgaagtGGGTTTTGTGGTGATAGTTGTGGGTTTGCAGGATATTTTGTTCTAGGGAAGAAGGTGTTGATAATGCAAAGTACAACATCCCGAAATGGAAGACTGAAAATGCAAATTACAAACAGAGCAGAGAGACGAGGAAGAAGGTGTACACATGTTAAAGTACATTTTTATCCTTGCATTTAATGGACATTTAACGAAAAAAtcacttttggactaaatttgctaacgaaTTACACCAcgagggtttaaatcctaatttgtTTACCACAGGGCTATCTTTCGATTACCTTGCCACCAGAAGGActatttatccgattaggcttatatatattattagaaTGTTATAttgttttataaaatattatgcttGTGTGTAATTGCATACAATATTTGTACACTATTTGTTTTAAGGACGGTTGTCTATTAAACAACATGAAATCTTTTAGTGTCGTTTTGTATTACGATCTAACATTATTTCTTTTcgcttgtaagtaagaggtcttatgtTCAAATATCAAGAGTAACTAGTTTATTATCTCACCCTCTTAATTAGCATACTAGCATATGGACACACACAAAGCGtgtgagaaaattttttatttttgtttttgaaatagaaggagagaggaagagagtgatagagaatgtgggagcaggaagttttttattttattttaattagagatatgttagaatTACATGTAGGTaagactttgaaaaaaaaagcaaaatttggtaatgtgaaattacatttctaccccatatttcttattcatgttatttttaattagatggttaaactggtaatttcataaggttttggttgacaatgagtgttttattaattcgtAAAGATAAATATGTcgatatatattataaaaaaatcctTT is a window from the Malus domestica chromosome 16, GDT2T_hap1 genome containing:
- the LOC103403187 gene encoding uncharacterized protein; this encodes MSGVSLAVAPRSEPDTTTTTTTPGSKPQEKPLHRQQHQQPAVGGVMGSLRVIELQLVAFIMVFSVSGLVPLFDLIFPAFASAYLLALSRLAFPSHGPVSSSSREIFQGSRFFRFYVVVGTTIGLFLPLAYVLGGFARGDEHAVRSATPHLFLLSFQILTENVISGLSLFSPPVRALVPLLYTVRRIFVILDWMKDVWLNKTLPANAQFKDVAWFWFGRSLAIANFIYFSINLFGFLIPRFLPRAFERYFRERDEVESKMVEDKRSAAASKLEPVADKKSH